The following proteins are encoded in a genomic region of Lebetimonas sp. JH292:
- the tuf gene encoding elongation factor Tu, producing the protein MAKEKYVRNKPHVNIGTIGHVDHGKTTLTAAISGVLAQKGFAELKDYDQIDNAPEERQRGITINTSHVEYETEKRHYAHVDCPGHADYVKNMITGAAQMDGAILVVAATDGPMPQTREHILLSRQVGVPAIVVFLNKMDMVDDEELLELVEMEVRELLSEYEFDGDNAPVIAGSALKALEEVKAGQLGEWSEKIMELMDAVDEYIPTPERDTDKDFLMPIEDVFSISGRGTVVTGRVERGVVKLGDDVDIVGFKPTRTTKVTGIEMFRKELDEGQAGDNIGVLLRGIGKDEVERGMVLAKPGSITPHHKFESEVYVLTKEEGGRHKPFFNGYRPQFYIRTTDVTGSIQLPEGVEMCMPGDNVKLTVELIAPIALEEGTRFAIREGGRTVGAGVVTKIIE; encoded by the coding sequence ATGGCAAAAGAAAAATACGTAAGAAATAAACCACACGTAAATATTGGTACAATCGGTCATGTTGACCACGGTAAAACTACTTTAACAGCAGCTATTTCAGGTGTTTTGGCACAAAAAGGATTTGCTGAACTTAAAGATTACGATCAAATCGATAACGCACCTGAAGAAAGACAAAGAGGTATTACTATTAATACATCTCACGTTGAATATGAAACTGAAAAAAGACACTATGCACATGTTGACTGTCCAGGACACGCAGACTATGTTAAAAACATGATTACTGGTGCCGCTCAAATGGACGGAGCTATCTTAGTTGTTGCAGCGACTGACGGTCCTATGCCACAAACAAGAGAACATATATTGCTTTCAAGACAAGTTGGTGTTCCGGCTATCGTAGTATTCTTGAACAAAATGGATATGGTTGATGATGAAGAACTTCTTGAACTTGTTGAAATGGAAGTTAGAGAACTTTTAAGCGAATATGAATTTGATGGTGATAATGCACCTGTTATTGCTGGATCAGCTCTTAAAGCTCTTGAAGAAGTAAAAGCTGGTCAGCTTGGTGAATGGTCAGAAAAAATTATGGAGCTTATGGATGCAGTTGACGAATACATTCCAACACCAGAAAGAGATACTGATAAAGATTTCTTAATGCCGATTGAAGACGTATTCTCAATTTCAGGAAGAGGTACTGTTGTAACAGGTAGAGTGGAAAGAGGTGTTGTAAAACTTGGTGATGATGTTGATATTGTTGGATTTAAACCAACAAGAACAACAAAAGTTACTGGTATTGAAATGTTTAGAAAAGAACTTGATGAAGGTCAAGCCGGTGATAACATCGGGGTACTTTTAAGAGGTATCGGAAAAGATGAAGTTGAAAGAGGTATGGTTCTTGCAAAACCTGGAAGTATTACTCCTCATCATAAATTTGAATCAGAAGTTTATGTATTAACTAAAGAAGAAGGTGGAAGACATAAACCGTTCTTTAACGGATACAGACCACAATTTTACATCAGAACAACTGACGTAACAGGAAGCATTCAATTACCAGAAGGCGTTGAAATGTGTATGCCTGGGGATAACGTAAAATTAACAGTAGAATTAATTGCTCCAATCGCACTTGAAGAAGGTACAAGATTTGCTATCAGAGAAGGTGGTAGAACTGTAGGTGCCGGAGTTGTTACAAAAATTATTGAATAA
- the nusG gene encoding transcription termination/antitermination protein NusG, which yields MDWYALQVYSGSELAVKKAIENLKNEEHLENISQVVVPTEEVLEVKNSQKKVYERSIYPGYVFLEANLDTALWHKIQSLPKVGRFIGESKKPTPLKKEDVELILEKAKQKSAPKPKVSFEEGEIVRINEGPFANFTGEVEDFDYEKGMLKLNVTIFGRSTPVEIHYTKVEKIV from the coding sequence ATGGATTGGTATGCATTACAGGTCTATTCTGGAAGTGAATTGGCAGTTAAAAAAGCAATTGAAAATTTAAAAAACGAAGAACATTTAGAAAATATTTCTCAGGTAGTTGTTCCTACAGAAGAAGTATTGGAAGTTAAAAATTCTCAAAAAAAAGTTTATGAAAGAAGCATATATCCTGGTTATGTGTTTTTGGAAGCCAATTTAGATACAGCGCTTTGGCATAAAATACAATCTCTTCCAAAAGTTGGTAGATTCATTGGTGAATCTAAAAAACCAACTCCTCTTAAAAAAGAAGATGTTGAGCTTATTTTAGAGAAAGCTAAACAAAAAAGCGCACCAAAACCAAAAGTTTCTTTTGAAGAAGGTGAAATAGTTAGAATAAACGAAGGTCCGTTTGCGAATTTCACAGGGGAAGTAGAAGATTTTGATTATGAAAAAGGAATGTTAAAACTTAACGTTACAATTTTTGGAAGAAGCACTCCTGTTGAAATTCATTACACAAAAGTTGAAAAAATCGTATAA
- the secE gene encoding preprotein translocase subunit SecE, which yields MKNEKFNIRSLSDYIKEAKIELDKVIFPSANEVKQSFISVVAVVTVVTAFLGLIDLIMSGILKAVL from the coding sequence ATGAAAAATGAAAAATTTAATATTAGAAGCTTGAGCGATTATATAAAAGAAGCAAAAATTGAATTGGATAAAGTAATTTTCCCAAGTGCAAATGAAGTTAAACAGTCTTTTATTTCAGTGGTTGCTGTAGTGACGGTCGTTACAGCATTTTTAGGTCTAATTGATCTGATAATGAGCGGAATATTAAAAGCTGTATTATAA
- the rpmG gene encoding 50S ribosomal protein L33, which translates to MREIIHLKCTECGRFNYHTTKEKRRHPEKFEMRKYCKWCNKHTVHKESKL; encoded by the coding sequence ATGAGAGAAATTATTCATCTAAAATGCACAGAGTGTGGTAGATTTAATTATCATACTACAAAAGAAAAAAGAAGACATCCTGAAAAATTTGAAATGAGAAAATATTGCAAATGGTGCAATAAGCATACTGTTCATAAAGAATCAAAACTTTAA